The following proteins are encoded in a genomic region of Dasypus novemcinctus isolate mDasNov1 chromosome 3, mDasNov1.1.hap2, whole genome shotgun sequence:
- the RHOV gene encoding rho-related GTP-binding protein RhoV translates to MPPRDLSEPEPPPLRAPTPPPRRGSAPPELGIKCVLVGDGAVGKSSLVVSYTCNGYPARYRPTALDTFSVQVLVDGAPVRIELWDTAGQEDFDRLRALCYPDTDVFLACFSVVQPSSFQNITEKWLPEIRTHNPQAPVLLVGTQADLRDDVNVLIQLDQGGREGPVPQPQAQGLAEKIRACCYLECSALTQKNLKEVFDSAILSAIEHKARLEKKLNAKGVRTLSRCRWKKFFCFV, encoded by the exons ATGCCCCCGCGGGACCTGAGCGAGCCCGAGCCGCCCCCCCTCCGGGCTCCGACCCCTCCGCCGCGGCGGGGCAGCGCGCCCCCGGAGCTGGGCATCAAGTGTGTGCTGGTGGGCGACGGCGCGGTGGGCAAGAGCAGCCTCGTCGTCAGCTACACCTGCAATGGGTACCCCGCGCGCTACCGGCCCACGGCGCTGGACACCTTCTCAG TGCAAGTCCTGGTGGATGGAGCCCCGGTGCGCATCGAACTCTGGGACACAGCGGGACAG GAGGACTTTGACCGCCTTCGCGCGCTCTGCTACCCCGATACTGATGTCTTCCTGGCCTGCTTCAGCGTGGTGCAGCCCAGCTCCTTCCAAAACATCACCGAGAAATGGCTGCCCGAGATCCGCACGCACAACCCGCAGGCGCCGGTGCTGCTGGTGGGCACCCAGGCCGACCTGCGGGACGACGTCAATGTACTGATTCAGCTGGACCAGGGGGGCCGGGAGGGCCCAGTGCCCCAACCGCAGGCCCAGGGTCTGGCCGAGAAGATCCGGGCCTGCTGCTACCTGGAGTGCTCGGCCTTGACGCAGAAGAACTTGAAGGAGGTGTTTGACTCCGCTATTCTCAGTGCCATTGAGCACAAGGCCCGGCTGGAGAAGAAGCTGAACGCCAAGGGTGTGCGTACCCTCTCCCGCTGCCGCTGGAAGAAGTTCTTCTGCTTTGTTTGA